TTCATATCGAAACGCACAGTTGTTCTTacaatgaatcatttttttaattttctgctCTTGCAAAAAGTGCAAGTTATTATGATTATCCCAGAAATAAaaagttcaattttcatgATATCTCCACGATTTGAGGTCTAAACATCAGCTCCGATCGTTTTCAGATCGATTTCTAGGTGCGTtcgtgatcaatttttttctgatgatAATCTCGACAATGAATTAAccgatttttacgattttggTCTCAATCAACGAAGTGCTTCTTAACTCAGAACTGATTATATTTTAAGTTGGATCGGTTCAGTAACTTTCGAGTTCTTTAAATTACAGAAGCAAagataaaaacattttatttaataaggGTTTGATCTCGAAACGCACCTGagcaaaaatttcttaaacCGGCCCATGAAGGTCAAGAGGATTAATCAATTGTTTTTAGTAAAATTAGTCAAATCCTCGGGCTAGCTCAGCAATCGAGTAACAAGACAGAATTCAAGAAATATGACGTCTTTTTTACTCTGACATTGGGCTGGAAATTCGGTTACGAGTTGAAGATATCTTCCGTTATTCAGTGGAGGCTTTAACCATCCCAAAAAATCCTTGATTCCAATGTTTGAAGCTCGCATTTAGTTATAAACGCTTCAGCTTTGCAGAAACCGGACATGCGTTGAAGAGGTGATGATTTCTGATACAAATACGTGAAGACTTTACGAATTCGTACATATCAAAGAAATACACTATGACACACCGAAAAGTGAAAGGTAAATCTTTCTTTTCAgtaaatgtatgtatagttATTCGCAGaaacatgtatacataatgCGCAAATCAACTTGCCACattcgacaaaatttttttgctctttaaTTCTTCCCACTCACTAATATTAAACATGTCAAATTTGACGATCGTCCCGATCCGACAGTGACTGTCATAGACAAGTACTTCAATGTATCTCATGTCAGTAACGAGATAATTTACACAAATTGCCGATACATGtttttgtatgaaattcaatgttctacaaaaaaggttatcaataattttttgaaaactcgactcgttcaaaagttattcaaggttaAAGTTGAAATCACGTAAAAATTCGCTTTTTTCGAGATTAACAGCGAAAATACTAGATTTATCACAAAATAATGTGAACCTTTCGTAGATAATTTCATCCGCTATAAAATCATGtcattcaattcattttcaaccAAAGCAAATTTATTCTTTGCTAAAAAAAAGCTGCTTTTAAAGTAgaattatatgtattacatattgttccttgtaataattacaaaataaattttctgaagtttgaaattaattgaatcgCATGATTTCATAGTGGTTGGAATGCTTTACAAGAAAAAACCCACAACATTTAGTAATAAGTCTCGTATTTTCGCTGTTAATCTCGAAAAAAGCGAATTTTTACAAGATTGCAACTTTAtccttaaataacttttgaaagagtcgAGTTgccaaaaatttattgatgaCCTTTTTTATAAAACATTGAATTCCATACAAAAATATGCATCGGACGTTTGTGTACAATGCCTCGTCACTGAGCTACAAGATtcagaaacaacaaaaattattttcgggtattaatgaaatggaaaattgcgTTTAGGAATCACTAAATATTAACATTGAGGGCTCAATTTATAACATACGTCTCATTTTCTCTTCCTTCAACTATTAAGCGTGTgactttggaaaaaaaatacagtccATTTTTTGGACCATcctaatatgtatatatactgtTGTAAAGTGAAAATGATGTATTCTTGAAGTCTTACAAGTCTGTGTTAATAATGCATGAACCACTAACATCGGATTTATCTAGATAACGAAAACTGTTTACTTTTGTAAACCCAATATCATCAAAACTACCGAAATGTTCAGAATTCACCACATGTTGAAAACGGGTCTAAATGCCAAAGACGGTCATAGTTAATGCACGCGTGCCTCAAAATTGCTCACCAACGAGCGTGTCCTAGCATCCATTTGCCGAGCATGGCGTACGATTAAACATCAGGCGAGTAAGGCGATGTTTATTGCACATTTTAACAGAGTCTAAAAATTACATGACTCGCTTCAAGCGTCGCGTCGTGAGCGGAACGATCTCGGGTCCTACAGTAACCCGCGTCCTGCCGTGAAATTAGGTTTGCCAGAAAATACTTGGCCCTACACTTGAGAGATGCAGCAGGCCTTACAGACAAAACCGGTTCCCAGTCCGTTgacacgtgtttttttttttcctccagaTTCCAAGTATCGTCAGGCAGCGCCCACAGTGAAGGGGTGCGCATCGACCGAAGTTTTATACATGGACCCAAGACGACCTAAATACCAAGCGAGTGAAAATCACCAGCTCAAACATCCTGGCAAGATGTATCAAATCTTCGTTAACCTTTCAAGAAACATTTGACCATGAACGTATCTGCCGGGGTGACTGTGATGAAGAAAAACTTTAACGCGGAAggaattttcgtttcagaagCATATTACGGTACGAAAACATCCGTCGTGGACACCCGGATACGACTCGAGTGACGGTGACTGTGAATACGTAAAGAAGTAACTGAATTGATATTAAAGAACCAGTGGGGGCTCGACCGGTAAATTCTCGAGGATGTGTCTGCGATTGAATTGCGGAGTACGTCGGGCCATTCGAGTGATTGAACCGCTGCCCACTTTTATTAGGGAAAGTGTCCCACTTCAATACAACGACGTGCCGCGATGCTCGGTCTTGAACTTTTCGAGCATCGCTAATTAGCCTCGGACCGGCATAATCTCGATGTCCATGACTTTGATCCCCGAGATCCGCGGAAATTGAAGTTAAAATATTCACCCACCGCGTCGCTAgtcgattgaaatttaaacggaaatgatgaattttgtggTCAAATGATTCTAAAGGTGAACGCTGCGGCGTTACGTTTCACCTGAAATTTCAATCAGCGACACTTTCGTGCCACTTACAGCAATTATCGCGAGTTAGTTGGCCGTTCAATATCGCGAGTGAAGTGGCCGCCGACCGATTGAGAGTAGTCAGTCGGTGCAAAAAAATACCACACAGTCGCCGAGTAGAACTTACAATGAACCAATATGCTCGTTGAAACGAGTACAGAACGTCGCCCATAACTAGAGCATACAATCTCCatcgttataattttcttccaaAACGTACGATACgcgaaacgaaacaaaaaaaaaaaaaaaaactataataatTTGGACGGTTTTTACTAGCTATGTATATATTAACTATCTGTTACGAGTAAAATTGAAGTCTCAACACAGGCGTGCTCTGTGAAGAATACAGTCCATGACCAGACAAAATTACAGCCTTCGTTTGACAAAATTGAGCTATAACGAGATAATGGTCAAATCTAACCTGTAGAATCGTCGTGATGATAGTAACTCAAATTACCTTGTAATCTTGCCGCTTGGTAGTCCCCTGCATTGAATTCCTTGAGTAGTAATTATCCGACAAAGCGTTGCCATACGATATTCTCTGATTTGCTCCGGGAATACCCATGTACTGGGTCTCGCTCTGCAGCACACTCGGATGACTGTACATCGCCGATGCTGGCAATGTCCCTATCGGCTGATTGTTCATGTAGTCAGCATTGTAGATGTCCGCATTATCCTTGAACTCGAAGCTCTCTTCTGGTTGATTTGTGGGTGTCTGTGATACCTGCGAGAAGGTTGACACGCCTAGAACAGAGCAGAGATATTTTAGATTTCTGGAAAACAATCGCTTGATTGGATCGACCATTCGATGGATGGAAGTTTATTTCACATACGTTCTAACGAATCGATGCAACATTTATTTGCATGAAATGTTATGATGCtattataattgtaataatgcAAGAGATTAGAAAGGCTTGAGATCAATCAATTTCCAAggtgtattttgaatttcgcatTTATGTAAATTCTCTAGAACCTGTTGAATAATCAATTGAATAGCAACTCGTTAAGTCTCAGTGACACTATTCAAGTGAGAGCATATTTTTACCGTTAGAAGAATTTTAAATCCCAGTACTTCGTCGATACTGATCGAATTCTAAACTTTTACTGGTACAACGGGTTGCAGCTGAATGTCACGCTCCCGAAAAAAAGGTTAAAAACTTTTGTAACCTCTGGGAGCTCGAGTGCTCAAATCATTCGTAACTGCATACACTATATTTGGTTATACAAGAGAAATTTctgattaaaatttatgtacGGTTtctattgataaaaaataaggtACCGGGTACAAAATAAGAATGAAGTTTGTTGCTGTAACCAGAAACCTAATGTGTGTCACTATTCTTTTTGATTCTAATCAGTCATACGATATTTCCTCTCACTTTCGCGATAATTTGATGGTAGTGTAcctaataataaattgatgcTGAGGATCTAACTGAtgaaatgtagaaaaactAAACAAACGCATTTAATATTGCAACgacaaaaaaatgtagtatCAACAATTATAACCGCACTaaaacatttttgtaattatgGAAAAGACATTCGAAATAAGGTAATATTAGCAAATTATACTTAATAGTATATAAGTGTAAAAGTTGTGAACTTGCCTTTGCCGACGAACTTCCCGATCGCTCCAATGATGCTGGGTAAAAACATTGCGATGAGAACGCTCTTAACGATCTGCATCCCAATGAATAGCGGCATCATGAGCTTTTTGAGGCCAAATGCTAAAAAACCAAGCCCGAACCCTGTTAAAAACGAACTCTTTTCCTGAAAAAAAGCTGAAAGCAGAAACACCAGCCAATTATAGCCGCTGTTAGTCCATAAGCCATGCGCCGCGTGAGGTAGGTCGATATTCATTCGTTTCGCCATACCATCACTCCCTTTGTCCCTGTACTTGGATCAACGTTGTATGAGTTTTTCCGGGTTTTGCGTATGATAAGCTATAGCGGTGCAGCCATGGGGTAAATTTTAATGATTCCGCCAAAAATTGATGAGGTTTTTGAGATGTCCATGTGATTGTGTCAAAAATGTTGTGTGAATGCATAATTTCCATTTAACCTCAAACCCTGTAACCATAGTCTAAGGCGTACGGATCCAAGCTATTTGCCAATTGTGATAATATTACCAACTTCTGATAACGCTACACAATGCTTTGTCATCAAGTCCATCAAGATTCAATACAACATTACTTAGTTATGTGCGAATGAATGCGGGCATGTGTTactttttgataataatattcattatttaacAAGTGCACACCTGATGTCCAATATGTGAGCCAGTTAAAGATGAATCAGATTCATTCGCGTTACATCCAAAACCAGGAATCTTAAGTTTTTACATGAATCTTAATTATACCACCTCCGTTTCCGGCCTTATACGACTTAATTATACACCATGCAAGGATGGTCGTTGCAAATGCACAAATAATATACAGAGACACGGAACAGAGTAGGTTGCACATATATTGCGTGGCTAAGGCTGACAAAAGTTTGCAACGGCCACAACCATTGCTATAGTGTTACACTTACCACCAAAAAATGTTCGCGAAGCTCTTGCTAACGACACGTCGGACggcattttgaatttcaacacATGCTGCCTGGCATACCGTGAAACCTTGTCGACGACCGAGTTTTCATTGCCACGGACATCACTCGTCTCGACGGACCTCGGATTTCTTACGATCTGAATGAAATCTGTGACGTTGTAAACTTCAAAGTTGGACATCTTCTCAATCAAGTGTCCAAAGTCCGCCTCTAGGCAAGCTATTGATAGCGTCTTATTGCAGCGCTGATTATTTTTGTCACTTTTATCCTGAACCGTTGTCTCTTCTTTGCCTAAATAACTGTCCGTCCGTCGGAGGGAATTCCGAAGATCATCAGATAAACCGATCGTTTCTGCTCCACCCAATTCACTTTTTTCCATAATGTTGCTCTTCTCCTTCTGACGTTCAGCTCCCAGCCTCGTGGCCTCACTTTCATGCAGTGACTTGACATCGGTAAGAATAAGATCCGATACATCTCTGTCAAACTTCGAAGGCTTCCACGGTAAGGAATGAAAATCTGACTCGTTGTGATCTGAAGCACCATCAAGAGAATCTTCTGGCGACGGCGTCTCCTCAGCTCTGTGATTAGCAAAATACTGATCATTGTGAATTACGTTTTGTTCCAGTTTATCCTGGTAACTAATGCTCTTTGGAATTTTCACACTGCTCTCTATTGAAGCCTTCGAATCGCGCAAGGTCGCATCTTGGCCGCTCACAAGAAGGGCTACCACTGTCAGCACAACACTCACGCTTAGTCGAAATGCCATGCCTCCCTTTATTTCGCCCTTGACGAATTAACTAACAGCTAATTTTCCTCCAAATTGCGTTGTAGCATAACTACGATCGGCAGATCTTCTGCAGTATCTTGAATGgggtaaaaagtaaaatatacaCATCGTGATAAACGAGATATTTTGCAGAGatacgagagaaatttttgtcgaTTGAATACTAGTGGCTTCTTGCTTACCTCTCAACCTCGTGCTGTGGGGAATTCCTTGCTCACCTCCAGGCAATTTAATGCCAAACTGATGGAACCGTTCTCTGTATCAGGGAGCTCTGTCTGaaatcggttgaaaaataacaaaccaAATGAAAAACAACAGGTCTGATCGAATTGGGGGACTTGCGAACCGGTCTGGCTCGACCCAGAAAcccgaaaaaacaaaagagcGACTTCACCAGTAAGTGTATGGTGGCTGGTATGTTGTATAGGCGATGCTTCCTCGTGGGTCGTTAACTTCCGCGACACGTTTTGATTCTAGCGAGGAATAGCTTATGATATAAACTGGAAGCTTCGTACTGGTAAGAATGAGCGGAAACCACAAGACCGGAAAGAACTGACGGTCAAACTATTTGACGGGGACGGTTAAAAACGCGAGTAAGCTTCTTTCGCGTCAAGTGGGGGATTATTATAGGGTTCATGATGCCGCAAGAAGAGACGTGGAAAATTATTCGCGTCTGAACGTGGCAGCAATAAAGGTAACCGAAAGTCTCAAAGTTCACGTGTATAATTAGCAAGTGAATAGATCAGCTTTCCAATTGCatgtatcatttttattttgatgcAGCTCAACCCGACAATCGTTTACTACTTTTACCGTGCTCTTTATGTTCCAGCCACGGTGTATGAGTCCATTGAACCGTAAAACGCTAGAGCAATGAGACTGCAGcttcaaaatatatatttaaccCTTTGATCATTTTTACGATCTTTATACAAACCGTGATCGCTGAATTAACGAAACATTTTATACTGCCGTTATTCGTGCCAgatgtttttatttacttattttttttttttcagaatgcTACGAAAAGAAATGCGTACAGAATTTGAATTGCCTGTGGTAAACGGAATTCGATTAATAAATAAGCAATGGCGAGGTTAAGGCTAGAATCCGCAAGCCCTCCAGCGATTTGACGTCGGTAACACCGGTCGCATTATTTCTGGGGCACTCGCCCAAACCACCTCTCACTTGATTCTTTCGAAATTACCATTAATTATGAGTATTCTCATTTCTGTTCCGCCGAATAACCGAACTGTATTAGATACATTTGTTAACTTCTGGGTATTTCTAGGTCGTTATAATCCCGACTAGAATAGGTGCTTCAAATAGTTTTCACGTACCTATGCAATATTATGCGGATAGTAAttggttgaaagaaaaaaaaatggtaaagcTGACCTGGCTACTGAATTACCCACCTTGCATAGTATGCCCAAACATGTTGATAAAAAGAAACCACACCGCGAACGTAACCATGGTGGACATAATTGATCTTTGACTAAACACCGATCAGACAATCGCGAGACCGATcattcagctaatcaaacatATTTCTTGGAATTAACGTGATGTTGTACTTACCAATGATGTTTTTATGAAGAACTCTCAGCAGCAACGGAACACTTTTCCACCGTGCATGCCTCGCACCGTCAACCGGTCAGTGAGGTTTTCTCGATGACACGCGAGTCCggtaacagtaataataactAAGTTATTATTGCTAGCTGATAAAAATCCGTATGATCACGTTTTGTCGTCGGTTGAGATTCGAAAGGCTTGGAAAATCGGCTGATTATGCTCGGCGGACGACGCGGCACTGGCGAGTGGCGTCAGGGAATTGACTGGATTGGACGCTTCGGTACGTCCGATCTGGGTTACCCGGCCAGCCACCATCAGCGCTGGATCTACAAGTTTGTTCTCCACTTGTTCCGGCGCACCGGTGTTCCTCGGGTGCTCATACACACGCGCATAATTGTCCCTCCAAATAGAGAACCCCGAAAAGAGGTCCTAGGTATCTCAAACTCGTCGTTAATTCGTGTCTCGGGCGTTGCCTGACTCAAGATCTCCCAAACTCAAGAGATATCTTTAAAACGTAAGAGGAGATGGAAGGAAATGAGCGTGAACCCAAGTGCACACATTTTGGAAACCTCCTGATCCAGCAATGTCCAAGTTGTAGGTAATTAGCGTTGTAACAGACTCGTTCCTGCATTGCTACCCGTGTTTTTATATACTTATCGTGTTATCCACTATTCACGTGTATTAGTATCGAAAACAAAAAGGACACTCATCGTTCACCTACACTCCCACCAAAGCCGTGTAACATGGCAAGCGTTTCCACTTTCCTTCTTACCTGTCTATCCAATTATATAGATTGATGGCTGGAAATGCAATTAACTGTGTATTTCGTAACTGGCATTACATCGTAATCATTCTAGAGTCAGTCCTCTAACAATATAACAATGTTAATAGCCTGAGTCTTCCCTAATCATAGTACATAATTCATTGTAATCCCTAACGGAACACCAGTGTAGGGTCAAATATAACCTATTTGGAGTATACAAAATACTTCAATAGATTTCAAGGAAGCGTCATAATTTGAAGAATCCCATTTGTCCACAACCGTGACATGAGCTCTAAAAAGGACATGGAAAGAATGTCAACTTGACCTTGAATTTCTTCTTTACACCGCCCATACCTAACATAAATACAACTTATTCTACATTGTGAATAGGCTGCAATTATATCGATCCGTATGTTATGTATGATAAAGTACCAAGTGTACAGCAAAAACcataaatttatagaaaaaaattctatccaCAGACTATTACGAAATTATATATTGCTTCGTGAGAAGGCGACGATGTTATGGACtaagaaaatatattaagCGCGTCAAATATCCCAGCACTGCAACCTTGTAGTATCCTGCCGAGTAGTGGTGGAAAACTGGTTCTCTAACGTCGTCATCCTCTCCTGTTAAGTTGCAGGATAACTTCGACTGATCAATGACCTCATCAAACTATACGACGAAGAGTGAATCGGAGATTGCTTGGAATGATGTCACGCCACCGTATCCTGAGGACAATTCTAACCAAGCGAATAATTCTATTTCATTGAAGACGAAGAGAAGCTTCGATTaactaaaattgaatttccaagTTTTTAGAATAAAGGCGCTGGTATTATAACAATAGCTTTTGACAGAGATGCTGAAGCTTCGCGTGTATCCCGCTTCATGCAACTCGGTTACAACGTTTCATGAATTACAAAATGTCAAACATAATATTGTACAGTAATTTCCACTGTATTTTTTAGCCTGACCTGTTCTCCGCGcatatgatgtataattaaaataattctagTCCCGATGCAGCTCGATATAAATAAAGGAACTGTGGTCGACTCTCTTGTAACGTCTTCATAAAAATGTCCATTGTTCAAGAAGATGCGGTGACGAGATTTGGGCTCACTTATCGCGAGCGTGAATCGTGAAAAcagtacaaaataaaataattaacaccAGTCAAACACACCGTGGGTAAGTTGGTGCGAAAGTATTCGCTCGAAAAATACAACTGATTACCCGCAAAAACGGTTTATGGTTGAATGATACGACCCCTTACGTGGCTCGGTCAGGCCCTTAGTCATTGCGGTATTTAGCTATTTTAAAGGGTCGAGAGAAATAGATCCTTGAAACAATCGACTAggttttattcattattcgtATCAAGTACATTCAAATCCGTTATGATAATTCCGCTTGTCTGTCGGTctgctcctcctcctcctccgctgCAATTGATACGGTTGAGAAAGTTTATGAGTGCTAGTTATTACATCAATGTCCAGCAATTCCTCGGCATATATATGCGagcaaattataatttttattatccgTACCTGTAGTCAGTGGAGGGTAATAAAGTACTCTTCAGTCCGCACCGAGTCGAAATACGACACGATGGTCAGCACCATATCACCAAATGTGCCCAATCCATTG
The Neodiprion fabricii isolate iyNeoFabr1 chromosome 1, iyNeoFabr1.1, whole genome shotgun sequence DNA segment above includes these coding regions:
- the LOC124178642 gene encoding uncharacterized protein LOC124178642 isoform X2; its protein translation is MAFRLSVSVVLTVVALLVSGQDATLRDSKASIESSVKIPKSISYQDKLEQNVIHNDQYFANHRAEETPSPEDSLDGASDHNESDFHSLPWKPSKFDRDVSDLILTDVKSLHESEATRLGAERQKEKSNIMEKSELGGAETIGLSDDLRNSLRRTDSYLGKEETTVQDKSDKNNQRCNKTLSIACLEADFGHLIEKMSNFEVYNVTDFIQIVRNPRSVETSDVRGNENSVVDKVSRYARQHVLKFKMPSDVSLARASRTFFGAFGLKKLMMPLFIGMQIVKSVLIAMFLPSIIGAIGKFVGKGVSTFSQVSQTPTNQPEESFEFKDNADIYNADYMNNQPIGTLPASAMYSHPSVLQSETQYMGIPGANQRISYGNALSDNYYSRNSMQGTTKRQDYKVFHEIPTSSLLLTNYDPFYSPLLSRLDAVFSRLGHSTEPCREYAICAMYRSPARYAPYSNLVSAQLSKELNELRKPTSDNPDVLRFFKYMKAAKDGQDGIECEEVYTECASRGSSSGQNQAMLATYQDINKLVQARKI
- the LOC124178642 gene encoding uncharacterized protein LOC124178642 isoform X1 translates to MAFRLSVSVVLTVVALLVSGQDATLRDSKASIESSVKIPKSISYQDKLEQNVIHNDQYFANHRAEETPSPEDSLDGASDHNESDFHSLPWKPSKFDRDVSDLILTDVKSLHESEATRLGAERQKEKSNIMEKSELGGAETIGLSDDLRNSLRRTDSYLGKEETTVQDKSDKNNQRCNKTLSIACLEADFGHLIEKMSNFEVYNVTDFIQIVRNPRSVETSDVRGNENSVVDKVSRYARQHVLKFKMPSDVSLARASRTFFGAFFQEKSSFLTGFGLGFLAFGLKKLMMPLFIGMQIVKSVLIAMFLPSIIGAIGKFVGKGVSTFSQVSQTPTNQPEESFEFKDNADIYNADYMNNQPIGTLPASAMYSHPSVLQSETQYMGIPGANQRISYGNALSDNYYSRNSMQGTTKRQDYKVFHEIPTSSLLLTNYDPFYSPLLSRLDAVFSRLGHSTEPCREYAICAMYRSPARYAPYSNLVSAQLSKELNELRKPTSDNPDVLRFFKYMKAAKDGQDGIECEEVYTECASRGSSSGQNQAMLATYQDINKLVQARKI